The Lepeophtheirus salmonis chromosome 1, UVic_Lsal_1.4, whole genome shotgun sequence genome has a segment encoding these proteins:
- the LOC121127645 gene encoding uncharacterized protein, which translates to MARISFGLSMLLAFLFPVWAQSGLKQDECHALDGTPCLQPTESEVLKYFQYYGWNSTCFKYKGKRRCMIQTGRLRLCSCSKECDCGGIENDLTKKSVFRKPFNMKKYGRKRRINLKSRSAQVPSDIGNTNIKGFEQWQIKIERNEKGKTSCYISNPSEDNPNNGLQSSESKETHLDDDLKRSEDLEERSLLSETSPENPINDLNEIENVGANKKTRLVSPEALIRNPWLQNKCKCTCEADHFMNARPLERNNQRLSNLEEDTNEHIDDYNSQLLYPHIHRQSLDKKSGCKLQ; encoded by the exons ATGGCCAGGATTAGTTTCGGTTTGTCTATGCTGCTCGCATTCCTCTTTCCAGTTTGGGCACAAAGTGGTTTGAAACAAGACGAGTGCCATGCATTGGATGGAACTCCTTGTCTTCAACCCACAGAATCAGAGGTATTGAAGTACTTTCAATACTATGGATGGAACTCCACATGTTTCAAGTATAAGGGTAAAAGG AGATGCATGATCCAAACTGGACGACTCCGTCTCTGTTCATGTTCAAAGGAGTGCGATTGTGGAGGCATTGAAAACGATTTGACAAAAAAGTCAGTGTTTCGAAAGccttttaatatgaaaaagtatgGGAGGAAAAGACGAATCAATTTGAAATCTAGATCGGCTCAGGTTCCGTCTGACAttggaaatacaaatattaaaggaTTTGAACAATGGCAAATTAAAATTGAGAGAAATGAAAAGGGAAAGACTTCATGCTATATCAGCAATCCATCCGAGGATAACCCCAATAATGGTCTCCAAAGTTCAGAAAGTAAAGAAACTCATCTAGACGACGATTTAAAAAGAAGTGAGGATTTAGAAGAACGATCCTTATTGAGTGAAACCTCTCCAGAAAATCCGATAAATGACCTAAACGAAATTGAAAATGTGGGGGCTAATAAAAAAACGAGATTAGTGAGTCCAGAAGCATTAATTCGAAATCCATGGTTACAAAATAAATGCAAGTGTACTTGTGAAGCAGATCACTTTATGAATGCAAGGCCTCTAGAAAGGAATAATCAAAGGCTATCTAATTTGGAAGAAGACACAAATGAACACATAGACGACTATAATTCCCAGCTTTTATACCCACATATCCATCGACAATCATTAGATAAAAAAAGTGGATGTAAATTGCAATGA